Proteins encoded in a region of the Oncorhynchus gorbuscha isolate QuinsamMale2020 ecotype Even-year linkage group LG16, OgorEven_v1.0, whole genome shotgun sequence genome:
- the eral1 gene encoding GTPase Era, mitochondrial, whose protein sequence is MAFRVSISIFGKSLRVPRIANVSAPLENASPFLRTGRAARRPGTNNGHGFRFTPACFITSDAFLSRLEKGKAAETDDTLYHYPTSVLPDSAEQLSLLVKDPDQPENSKVLRVAIIGAPNAGKSTLSNQLLGRKVFAVSKKVHTTRSRALGVLTEDDTQIILLDTPGLTTPTKVKRHQLEKSLLEDPWNTVKEASLVVVMVDVSDKWACNKLDFEVLKCLTQYPDVPAVLVLNKVDMLKSKSRLLEITADLTCGVVNGRKLQVRRMIKPPWAERRTDREARTSGSGDEDMPGGDVAHGEGSEAQSGLSKEQLRVLKTQQGWAHFKDVFMLSAVDGEDVETLKRYLLVGAKPGSWQYHSDVLTDQTPEEICTNTVREKLLEYLPKEVPYTMTQAIDLWHDRENGELDIAVKLYVKKESHMKMVIGQAGQMVARIAREAGDDLSTVFLREVKLRLSVKVKN, encoded by the exons ATGGCTTTCCGTGTGAGCATCTCGATTTTCGGGAAATCTTTACGTGTTCCGAGAATTGCTAACGTGTCTGCGCCACTGGAAAATGCGTCACCGTTTCTCAGAACGG GAAGGGCTGCCCGTCGTCCAGGGACCAATAATGGACACGGTTTTCGCTTCACTCCTGCCTGTTTTATTACATCGGATGCGTTTTTGAGCAGACTGGAGAAAGGCAAAGCGGCGGAGACAGATGACACTCTTTATCACTATCCAACCTCAGTTCTGCCCGACAGCG CTGAACAATTATCATTGCTGGTGAAGGATCCAGATCAACCAGAGAACTCAAAGGTTTTAAGAGTGGCCATCATTGGTGCCCCAAATGCTGGGAAGTCCACACTGTCCAACCAACTGCTTGGCAGAAAG GTGTTTGCCGTTTCCAAGAAAGTGCACACCACACGGTCCCGTGCCCTTGGCGTTCTCACAGAAGACGACACACAAATT ATTTTACTGGACACTCCTGGACTCACTACACCTACAAAAGTCAAGAG GCACCAGCTGGAGAAGTCTCTCCTCGAGGATCCTTGGAATACAGTCAAGGAAGCTAGTCTTG TGGTGGTAATGGTAGATGTGTCAGACAAGTGGGCCTGCAACAAGCTAGACTTTGAGGTCCTGAAATGCCTGACCCAATACCCAGATGTCCCAGCAGTCCTAGTTCTCAATAAG GTTGACATGCTGAAGAGCAAGAGCAGGTTGTTGGAGATCACAGCAGATCTGACATGTGGAGTGGTGAACGGCCGGAAGCTGCAGGTCCGCAGGATGATCAAGCCACCCTGGGctgagaggaggacagacagggaggctaggacatcagggtctGGAGATGAGGACATGCCGGGTGGTGATGTGGCTCATGGTGAGGGCAGTGAGGCCCAGTCAGGGCTGAGTAAGGAGCAGCTTAGGGTTCTGAAGACCCAACAGGGCTGGGCTCACTTCAAGGACGTCTTCATGCTCTCTGCTGTGGATGGAGAGGATGTGGAGACACTGAAG AGATACCTATTAGTGGGGGCAAAGCCTGGGTCTTGGCAATACCACAGTGATGTCCTGACAGATCAGACTCCTGAGGAGATCTGCACCAACACTGTCAGAGAGAAGCTTCTGGAATATCTGCCCAAAGAAGTCCCTTACACAATGACGCAG GCCATTGACTTGTGGCACGACAGGGAGAATGGAGAGCTGGATATAGCAGTAAAACTGTATGTGAAGAAAGAAAGTCACATG